A part of Blastopirellula marina genomic DNA contains:
- a CDS encoding sulfatase-like hydrolase/transferase: MKTWTTLHLLLLCTLIGSLVPTAHAAEGKRPNILFIIADDQSPFDFKFYNPKSKLQTPVIDQLAADGMVFDAAYHMGSWSGAVCTPSRHMVMSGRSVWHIPSKARRKTNPNEAKSDLVPPDLANFTMAAVFNRAGYDTMRTCKTGNSYAAANKQFTIVHEAMKRGGTPQTGSAWHGKRVLEYLDEREKNNDTDPFLIYFGFSHPHDTRDGTPKLLAKYGATNHADKDSLPAGNPKQPQLPANWLPTHPFENSHLNVRDEVNVSGVWKNRDEDTIRNELGRDYACSENIDNQVGRVLKKLEAMGELDNTYVFYTADHGMAIGRHGLQGKQNLYEHTWRVPLVVKGPGIEPGSRAPGNVYLMDVLATMCDLTGVEAPETNEGISFKPVLEGKQKTIRDVLYGVYSGGQKPGMRSVRQGDWKLVKYDVPNAGVHETQLFNLAENPLELLPEHHEKEVIAVTGYTPKANETNLADKPEYAAKRKELETLLRQEMGRLDDPFKLWDQN, translated from the coding sequence ATGAAAACCTGGACAACACTTCATCTGCTTCTTTTGTGCACGCTAATAGGTAGCCTGGTACCGACGGCACACGCGGCCGAAGGTAAGCGACCCAACATCTTGTTTATCATTGCCGACGATCAATCGCCCTTTGATTTCAAGTTCTACAATCCGAAATCCAAACTACAGACGCCGGTCATCGACCAGTTGGCGGCTGACGGCATGGTGTTCGATGCCGCTTACCACATGGGTTCGTGGTCGGGCGCGGTCTGCACGCCATCACGACACATGGTCATGTCGGGCCGCAGTGTGTGGCATATTCCCAGCAAAGCGCGGCGCAAAACCAATCCGAACGAAGCGAAGTCCGACTTGGTCCCGCCCGATTTAGCGAACTTCACCATGGCCGCCGTTTTCAACCGTGCCGGCTACGACACCATGCGAACCTGCAAAACAGGTAACAGCTACGCGGCAGCCAACAAGCAGTTCACCATCGTTCATGAAGCGATGAAGCGGGGCGGAACACCTCAGACCGGTAGTGCCTGGCATGGCAAACGAGTCCTGGAATACTTAGACGAACGGGAAAAGAATAACGACACCGATCCGTTCCTGATCTACTTTGGATTCTCGCACCCTCATGACACGCGTGACGGCACCCCAAAGTTATTGGCAAAGTACGGAGCCACCAACCACGCCGATAAAGATTCCCTTCCCGCAGGAAATCCGAAACAGCCGCAGCTTCCTGCCAATTGGCTACCAACGCACCCATTCGAAAATAGTCATTTGAATGTTCGTGACGAAGTGAACGTCAGCGGTGTTTGGAAAAACCGAGACGAAGATACCATCCGTAACGAACTTGGCCGTGACTACGCTTGCAGTGAAAACATCGACAATCAAGTCGGACGTGTTCTGAAGAAGTTGGAAGCGATGGGCGAGCTCGACAACACGTACGTCTTCTATACGGCCGACCACGGCATGGCGATCGGACGACATGGTCTGCAAGGAAAACAGAATCTATACGAACACACCTGGCGGGTTCCCCTTGTCGTCAAAGGCCCTGGCATCGAGCCTGGATCGCGTGCACCTGGCAACGTCTACTTGATGGACGTCCTGGCCACGATGTGCGATCTGACAGGGGTCGAAGCTCCTGAGACGAACGAGGGAATCAGTTTCAAACCCGTGCTGGAAGGAAAGCAGAAGACCATACGCGACGTGTTATATGGTGTTTATAGCGGCGGCCAGAAACCCGGCATGCGGAGCGTGCGGCAGGGAGACTGGAAGCTGGTCAAGTACGACGTACCAAATGCCGGCGTGCATGAGACCCAGTTGTTTAACTTGGCGGAAAACCCGCTGGAACTGCTCCCAGAACATCACGAGAAAGAAGTGATCGCCGTAACAGGCTACACGCCAAAGGCCAACGAAACAAACCTGGCCGATAAGCCCGAGTACGCTGCGAAACGAAAAGAACTCGAAACACTGCTTCGGCAGGAAATGGGTCGTCTCGACGATCCGTTCAAACTGTGGGACCAGAATTAA
- a CDS encoding efflux transporter outer membrane subunit, whose product MRNLKPHNISPIIIGKAILCTVAATVLGLTGCLVGPDHVDPGAPFRSEWIPPLPPGINQSVNDSVAWWTKFQDPILSSMIVRTAQQNLTLGQAAEKIAEARALRGIARGGLFPDIDGISSYTRRKQSGSGNSLGLANFQPPPFNFWSAGFDATWEIDIFGAVRRRLQATTQDIEVAIEDHNALMVSLQGEVGANYITVRTYQRRIQFAERNIELQRLALRDAEVKLDAGTVTQLDVEQAKYNLYRTEAALPLLKQEMELAFHRLSALMGEPPSDLSQQITPNQQFPLLPEDIGVGLPIELIRQRPDIRSYERQLAAQAARIGVAVAELYPRFTITGTFTVDSTRFNRWFTTPSIAYSSGPAMRWRLLDFGRVRSDIEVQRARWRGLVYAYQNSVVEAAAEVEDALSQYRYSIDRAQSLRQAAASARKAAEISKVQYDGGLIPFLTLLDAQRVQAELDDQTAEAEGNIYLSVVSLYKALGGGWIDPFAVASDPNAVDPSELVLPPPGDPNAPPLPMGPNGPANPAAPMGPGLPLNEDDGLQPAEALPVPMPGDN is encoded by the coding sequence ATGCGAAACTTAAAACCCCACAACATTTCGCCCATCATCATAGGCAAGGCGATCCTATGCACAGTCGCAGCGACTGTGCTCGGGCTTACCGGATGCCTGGTTGGGCCAGACCACGTCGACCCGGGAGCGCCGTTCCGCAGCGAATGGATACCTCCCTTACCCCCAGGGATCAATCAATCAGTCAACGATTCGGTTGCCTGGTGGACGAAATTCCAAGACCCAATTCTCAGCAGCATGATCGTGCGGACGGCTCAACAGAACCTGACCTTGGGTCAAGCCGCTGAAAAGATCGCGGAAGCTCGTGCGTTACGAGGAATTGCTCGCGGTGGACTATTTCCTGATATCGACGGTATCTCGAGCTACACGCGGCGTAAGCAATCGGGAAGTGGTAACTCGCTCGGTCTGGCAAACTTCCAGCCACCACCGTTCAATTTCTGGTCGGCTGGTTTTGATGCTACATGGGAAATCGATATCTTTGGTGCCGTTCGTCGTCGCTTGCAGGCCACCACGCAGGACATTGAAGTCGCGATCGAAGACCACAACGCTTTGATGGTCAGCCTTCAAGGCGAAGTGGGTGCCAACTACATTACGGTCCGTACCTATCAACGTCGAATTCAATTTGCGGAACGCAATATCGAACTTCAACGTTTGGCCCTCCGAGACGCAGAAGTTAAGCTCGATGCCGGTACGGTTACCCAACTCGACGTCGAACAGGCCAAGTACAACTTGTACCGCACTGAAGCGGCTCTTCCATTGTTGAAGCAGGAAATGGAATTGGCCTTCCATCGACTGTCCGCTTTGATGGGTGAACCACCCTCCGACCTTTCGCAGCAGATTACGCCGAACCAACAGTTTCCGCTGCTGCCAGAGGACATCGGCGTTGGTCTGCCAATCGAACTGATTCGCCAACGACCTGATATTCGCTCGTACGAACGCCAGCTGGCGGCTCAGGCAGCTCGCATTGGTGTGGCCGTTGCCGAACTGTATCCTCGCTTCACAATCACCGGTACGTTCACCGTCGATTCGACGCGTTTCAATCGTTGGTTCACGACACCTAGTATCGCCTACTCTTCCGGCCCGGCAATGCGATGGCGACTGTTGGACTTTGGTCGTGTCCGTAGCGATATCGAAGTTCAGCGAGCTCGCTGGCGAGGACTGGTTTACGCTTACCAAAACTCCGTGGTGGAAGCCGCCGCGGAAGTGGAAGATGCTCTGTCGCAATATCGTTACAGCATCGATCGAGCCCAAAGCCTGCGTCAAGCAGCGGCATCGGCACGGAAAGCAGCCGAGATCTCGAAGGTGCAGTACGACGGTGGTTTGATTCCGTTCCTGACGCTGTTGGACGCTCAACGCGTGCAGGCCGAACTGGACGACCAGACGGCAGAAGCGGAAGGGAACATTTACCTCTCGGTGGTCTCGTTGTACAAGGCCCTCGGTGGTGGTTGGATCGATCCATTCGCCGTTGCTTCCGATCCGAATGCAGTTGACCCAAGCGAGCTCGTTCTGCCACCGCCAGGTGATCCGAATGCCCCGCCACTCCCTATGGGCCCCAATGGTCCAGCCAATCCGGCAGCTCCGATGGGACCGGGTCTTCCTCTGAACGAAGATGACGGCCTCCAACCAGCCGAGGCCTTGCCGGTACCGATGCCAGGGGACAACTAG
- a CDS encoding Gfo/Idh/MocA family protein translates to MKRRTFLAASSAVLLTPHLSFAAEAKRRVAVIGHTGRGNYGHGLDTVWLQMPETEIVGLADANPVGLAASMAKLKTTKGFAGFREMLDQTKPEFVTVAPRHPDQHHDMIMAAIESGVKGVYCEKPFVRTPAEADSLIAAAEKHGTKVAIAHRNRYHPALAQIDQLMSSGEMGKLLEIRGKGKGDRRGGGEDLWVLGTHIVNLFAYFGGAPQTCSAIMLQDGKPVTAADVKPGAEGLGPLAANELHARYLMEDGTIAYYDSIANDDTAGNGYCLQLIGSKGVVTWHIDRDPITHFAPGNPFDPALPPRKWLPITSVGVGKEETNPKQIKQVHNHVLAVRDLIDAVVDAREPICNIHEGATTVEMVCGVFESHRQNGQAVELPLAERDHPLAKLPSTG, encoded by the coding sequence ATGAAACGACGCACTTTCCTCGCCGCCTCGTCTGCTGTTCTGTTGACTCCGCATCTCTCGTTTGCCGCTGAGGCAAAGCGACGTGTGGCTGTGATTGGTCACACGGGTCGTGGCAACTACGGGCATGGTCTCGATACGGTTTGGTTACAGATGCCGGAGACGGAAATCGTGGGCCTCGCCGACGCGAACCCCGTTGGTCTGGCGGCCTCGATGGCCAAACTGAAGACGACAAAAGGTTTCGCTGGCTTTCGCGAGATGCTGGATCAGACGAAGCCCGAGTTTGTGACGGTGGCTCCGCGTCATCCCGATCAACACCATGACATGATCATGGCCGCGATCGAGTCAGGCGTGAAGGGTGTGTACTGCGAAAAGCCTTTCGTTCGCACACCAGCCGAAGCCGACTCACTGATTGCAGCGGCCGAAAAGCACGGGACGAAAGTCGCCATCGCCCACCGAAATCGTTATCACCCTGCCCTGGCCCAAATTGATCAGCTGATGTCCTCAGGCGAGATGGGAAAGCTGCTTGAAATTCGTGGTAAAGGGAAAGGAGATCGACGCGGTGGCGGTGAAGACTTATGGGTGCTAGGCACGCACATTGTCAACTTGTTCGCCTATTTCGGCGGCGCGCCACAGACTTGCTCCGCAATCATGCTGCAAGATGGTAAGCCGGTCACCGCTGCCGACGTAAAGCCAGGCGCAGAAGGATTAGGACCGTTGGCAGCGAACGAACTGCATGCCCGCTATCTGATGGAAGATGGAACGATTGCTTACTACGACTCGATTGCCAATGACGATACCGCTGGCAATGGCTACTGCTTACAGTTGATCGGTAGTAAAGGTGTTGTGACCTGGCATATCGACCGTGACCCGATCACTCACTTTGCCCCCGGCAATCCATTTGACCCGGCCCTACCGCCCCGTAAGTGGCTGCCGATTACTTCCGTGGGAGTCGGTAAGGAAGAGACGAATCCAAAACAGATCAAGCAGGTGCACAACCATGTATTGGCCGTGCGTGACCTAATCGACGCGGTTGTTGACGCTCGCGAACCCATCTGCAATATCCACGAAGGTGCGACCACCGTCGAGATGGTTTGTGGTGTATTTGAGTCGCACCGGCAGAACGGCCAGGCGGTCGAACTACCGCTGGCCGAGCGTGATCATCCACTGGCGAAGCTCCCGTCGACAGGTTAA
- a CDS encoding ABC transporter permease, producing MYLLENPVLQRELLVNLRTARAFLLLLAYQILLAAIVYFAWPQVERLDLSTDQESARRLFDLFFLGQFVLASLMAPSFAAGTLTGEKERKTYEMLLASPLKPGAIVIGKLLASLAHLALLIFTSLPIVMLCLPLGGVSLYELLAAYAILMVAVATFGMISVACSSFFQRTASSLVVSYLLILPIALAGAFFWQMLGQDGSLRLVVLLMTVPLLALATIVLLSAYTAQTLLYPNDVGSEGKDVIDLDKEAREAVGLVIQRDQFPDRFFAPPKRTQLLDDNRNPVYDKEIHSEIFAQGTLMLRLVIQISMFLAIPLMAVCLYFKPQYAPLYMAYVILFNILVGPVFSAGSITSERERETLDLLLTTEISPWMILSGKLIAGFRVSSVLTGFLLWPLALACLMVPYYWTNWLSVVAYLSVVLITCVTTSMLALFCSVMFRKTSHSLMCTYLVIIALFCGTLAFDYFAQLAFTPPTNTSIVEYSSEENQEAEKPLSSTVVEFAEKLTLVSPFSALWDVPLEVDLDGATDNPGNWQRFGIYMGLTIGANVLLFGMMVWLFRTRWRVAY from the coding sequence ATGTATTTGCTTGAAAATCCCGTCCTACAGCGGGAGTTGCTGGTCAATCTGCGGACAGCTCGCGCGTTCTTACTGCTGTTGGCCTATCAAATATTGCTAGCTGCGATCGTGTATTTTGCCTGGCCTCAGGTCGAGCGACTCGATCTCTCTACCGATCAGGAATCGGCTAGACGTTTGTTCGATCTCTTCTTCCTGGGGCAATTCGTCCTGGCGTCGTTGATGGCCCCCAGCTTTGCCGCAGGCACGCTCACCGGTGAGAAAGAACGCAAAACATACGAGATGCTCTTAGCGAGCCCGCTTAAACCGGGCGCGATCGTGATCGGCAAATTGCTGGCATCCCTGGCTCATTTGGCTCTGCTAATTTTCACGTCGCTCCCAATCGTGATGCTGTGTCTACCACTTGGTGGTGTCTCACTTTATGAACTCCTTGCGGCATACGCCATCTTGATGGTGGCGGTGGCGACGTTCGGCATGATTAGTGTCGCGTGTAGCAGCTTCTTCCAGCGAACCGCTTCTTCGCTGGTTGTTTCTTACCTGTTAATCCTGCCGATCGCCTTAGCCGGCGCGTTCTTCTGGCAGATGCTCGGGCAAGACGGTAGCTTGCGACTGGTCGTCTTGTTGATGACCGTCCCGCTGCTCGCGCTCGCGACGATCGTGCTCCTTTCGGCCTATACCGCCCAAACTCTGTTGTACCCCAACGACGTCGGCAGTGAAGGCAAAGATGTGATCGACTTAGACAAAGAAGCCCGAGAAGCGGTTGGCTTGGTGATCCAACGCGATCAATTTCCGGATCGTTTTTTTGCCCCGCCCAAGCGTACTCAGCTGCTGGATGACAATCGGAATCCGGTTTACGACAAAGAGATTCACAGCGAAATCTTCGCTCAAGGAACCTTGATGCTGCGGCTGGTCATTCAGATCAGCATGTTCCTGGCGATCCCGCTCATGGCGGTCTGCCTGTACTTCAAACCGCAGTACGCGCCACTTTACATGGCGTACGTGATCTTGTTCAACATCCTCGTCGGTCCGGTTTTTTCCGCCGGTAGCATCACTTCAGAACGCGAACGAGAAACGCTCGACCTATTGCTGACCACCGAGATCTCTCCCTGGATGATTCTTTCCGGGAAGCTGATCGCTGGCTTCCGGGTATCCAGCGTGTTGACCGGTTTTCTGTTATGGCCGTTAGCGCTGGCCTGCTTGATGGTTCCGTACTATTGGACGAACTGGCTTTCGGTCGTCGCCTACTTATCGGTCGTGCTCATCACGTGTGTCACAACCTCGATGCTCGCACTTTTTTGCTCGGTGATGTTTCGTAAGACGTCGCACAGCTTAATGTGCACCTACTTGGTAATCATCGCTCTGTTCTGCGGAACTTTGGCGTTTGATTACTTCGCCCAGTTGGCGTTTACGCCGCCGACAAACACGTCGATCGTTGAGTATTCGTCGGAAGAGAATCAAGAGGCTGAAAAGCCATTGTCTTCGACTGTCGTAGAGTTCGCCGAGAAATTAACGCTGGTAAGCCCATTCTCCGCGCTGTGGGATGTGCCGTTAGAGGTAGACCTGGATGGTGCTACTGACAATCCAGGAAATTGGCAACGGTTCGGTATCTATATGGGCCTGACGATCGGTGCGAACGTTTTGCTGTTCGGGATGATGGTCTGGCTCTTTCGTACCCGCTGGCGTGTCGCTTACTAG
- a CDS encoding carboxypeptidase-like regulatory domain-containing protein, whose product MNRRGLLAMLTVAACLVGCSSGSSEKVPGRSLTVNVIGTVALNGKPVAGATVMFNSESLNLTAYGKTDADGKFQLTTYEPGDGAPIGHYRVVIKKVEQSVTGESDHPALPPTTQSSSKLPLQYANWKTSGLTAMVVEGQDNAFRFNLSETPASF is encoded by the coding sequence ATGAATCGCCGTGGCCTGTTGGCCATGCTAACAGTGGCCGCCTGCTTGGTGGGCTGCTCTTCCGGTTCCTCAGAAAAGGTTCCTGGGCGTTCTCTCACCGTGAACGTCATTGGAACTGTCGCTCTGAACGGCAAACCGGTCGCCGGGGCAACTGTGATGTTTAACTCCGAATCGCTCAATCTAACTGCCTACGGCAAGACTGATGCGGACGGGAAATTTCAGCTGACGACCTACGAGCCGGGCGACGGCGCCCCAATCGGACACTACCGCGTTGTCATCAAAAAGGTCGAGCAATCGGTAACAGGAGAAAGCGACCACCCTGCCCTTCCTCCCACAACGCAGTCCTCATCTAAGCTTCCGTTGCAATATGCGAACTGGAAAACCTCCGGCTTGACGGCAATGGTGGTCGAAGGTCAAGACAACGCGTTCCGGTTCAATCTCTCGGAAACGCCAGCGTCGTTCTAA
- a CDS encoding DUF1559 domain-containing protein, with product MITSRTTRSGFTLVELLIVIATIGIIVALLLPSVQQAREISRRMQCTNNLKQIGLALTDYHDTFSAFPYREGGPGQHQFNGGAIAPFQRLSGYVTLLPHLEEGQVIEAIQFEGMSQTPWESTYQPWKQRFSVLNCPSSPHHYVNDGIGDSNYAFCAGDSLETETLNPRGMFGLVNHSSFDSIADGATYTVAFAERALPNSLRDQRNVNYGSDPETPAECALTFDPFVGYAKANGAPGGRWSDGGSAFSAVNTCLPPNSPQCAYSSHEAQNGFYTASSDHPDGVMCIFADGSVRFITDEVDCGDQGARPVATGPSPYGIWGSMGSTSGSELLPGV from the coding sequence GTGATTACCTCCAGAACCACACGAAGTGGATTCACCCTGGTAGAACTGTTGATTGTGATTGCCACGATAGGAATCATCGTGGCGTTGCTGCTTCCCTCTGTGCAACAAGCTCGCGAGATCTCGCGACGTATGCAGTGCACGAACAATCTGAAGCAAATCGGCCTCGCACTAACGGACTATCACGACACCTTTTCGGCATTCCCGTACCGCGAAGGAGGCCCAGGACAGCATCAGTTCAATGGCGGGGCGATTGCTCCCTTTCAGCGTTTGAGCGGATACGTGACGCTACTTCCTCACCTGGAAGAAGGTCAGGTAATCGAAGCCATCCAATTTGAAGGGATGTCGCAGACACCATGGGAAAGCACTTATCAACCTTGGAAGCAACGATTCTCCGTGTTGAATTGCCCTTCGAGTCCCCATCATTATGTGAATGATGGCATTGGCGATTCGAACTATGCATTCTGTGCGGGTGATTCCCTGGAGACCGAAACACTAAATCCACGCGGAATGTTTGGTTTGGTCAATCATTCATCATTCGATAGTATTGCCGACGGTGCGACTTACACCGTTGCCTTCGCAGAGCGAGCATTGCCCAACAGTCTGCGTGATCAAAGAAACGTGAATTATGGAAGCGATCCTGAGACGCCAGCCGAATGTGCGCTCACGTTTGATCCGTTCGTAGGCTATGCCAAAGCGAACGGGGCTCCTGGCGGCCGCTGGTCCGATGGTGGGTCTGCTTTCTCGGCGGTGAATACCTGCCTTCCTCCGAATAGCCCGCAATGTGCCTACTCGAGTCACGAAGCCCAGAACGGTTTTTACACGGCATCGAGCGATCATCCCGACGGGGTGATGTGTATCTTCGCGGATGGCTCGGTTCGATTCATCACCGACGAAGTCGATTGCGGCGACCAGGGTGCACGCCCCGTAGCCACCGGCCCAAGTCCGTACGGAATCTGGGGATCAATGGGTAGCACCAGTGGCAGCGAACTTCTGCCGGGAGTTTAA
- a CDS encoding right-handed parallel beta-helix repeat-containing protein, which produces MRFFRHLPLASLLLGLFVVPATAATYFVAPDGTDTNPGTIEQPFATLGRAQQEVAPGDTVYLRGGTYPVDESQIAYKRRIWAHVFRLNKSGTEEAPIRYWAYENERPVFDFSAVKPTGMRVHAFSVSGSWLHFRGIEVVGVQVTMKGHTQSICFASDGSHNIFEQLSMHDGMAIGIYAVRGSDNVFLNCDAYNNYDSVSEGGRGGNVDGFGCHPVPGATGNVFRGCRAWFNSDDGFDCINAAETVRFENCWAFWNGYGPEFTRRADGNGFKAGGYAGTPVFRLPRPIPRHEVVKCLAVRNKAYGFYANHHIGGCDWLNNTGYRNGANFNMLSRQKDNATDVPGYGHVLKNNLSFRGRDLVNVDEEECELSHNSFDDAVDVSSDDFRSLDEQQLLLPRQADGELPEITLLHLSPGSDCIDRGISVGISFEGESPDLGAFETGIGRK; this is translated from the coding sequence ATGCGATTCTTCAGACATCTACCGTTGGCCTCCCTGCTACTTGGCCTCTTTGTGGTTCCGGCGACTGCCGCAACCTACTTTGTTGCTCCCGACGGAACGGATACCAATCCTGGTACGATCGAACAACCGTTCGCGACGCTAGGGCGTGCCCAGCAAGAGGTTGCTCCCGGCGACACGGTCTACCTGCGTGGTGGAACGTACCCTGTCGACGAGTCTCAGATCGCCTACAAGCGGCGAATTTGGGCGCACGTGTTTCGCCTTAACAAGAGCGGAACGGAAGAGGCCCCGATTCGATATTGGGCTTACGAAAACGAGCGGCCTGTATTTGATTTCTCAGCAGTGAAACCGACTGGGATGCGGGTGCACGCATTTTCGGTTTCCGGCTCATGGCTTCATTTTCGCGGAATCGAAGTGGTCGGCGTGCAGGTGACGATGAAGGGACATACCCAGTCGATCTGCTTTGCCAGCGATGGTAGCCACAATATCTTCGAGCAACTGAGCATGCACGACGGCATGGCGATCGGCATTTATGCGGTGCGTGGATCGGACAATGTCTTTCTCAACTGCGACGCTTACAACAACTACGACTCGGTTTCGGAAGGAGGCCGCGGAGGTAACGTCGACGGATTCGGCTGTCATCCGGTGCCTGGTGCAACCGGCAATGTCTTTCGTGGCTGTCGAGCATGGTTCAACAGCGACGACGGCTTCGATTGCATCAATGCCGCCGAGACTGTTCGGTTTGAGAACTGCTGGGCATTTTGGAATGGGTATGGCCCCGAGTTCACGCGGCGAGCCGATGGCAACGGTTTCAAAGCAGGTGGCTACGCTGGTACTCCGGTCTTTCGCTTGCCTCGCCCCATCCCGCGCCATGAAGTCGTTAAATGCCTGGCAGTACGCAACAAGGCATACGGATTTTATGCGAACCATCACATCGGTGGATGCGACTGGCTGAACAATACCGGCTATCGCAATGGGGCCAACTTCAATATGCTTTCGCGCCAGAAAGATAACGCCACCGACGTGCCAGGTTATGGGCATGTCCTGAAAAACAATTTGAGCTTCCGTGGTCGCGACCTGGTGAATGTTGACGAAGAAGAGTGTGAGTTGTCGCACAATTCGTTCGACGATGCTGTCGATGTTTCAAGCGATGACTTCCGAAGCTTGGACGAACAGCAACTCCTCTTGCCGCGCCAAGCCGATGGGGAACTGCCCGAGATAACGCTTCTTCATCTGTCCCCAGGTAGCGACTGCATTGACCGCGGCATCTCGGTTGGGATTTCGTTTGAAGGTGAATCCCCTGATCTCGGCGCGTTCGAAACTGGGATCGGCCGAAAGTAG